A genomic window from Diospyros lotus cultivar Yz01 chromosome 2, ASM1463336v1, whole genome shotgun sequence includes:
- the LOC127794760 gene encoding uncharacterized protein LOC127794760: protein MAGEDIPRGISMEQAQIMNLQRRQEEIMEQLARLTQAFERIGVQQQPQASRRVVHNDEGEENATGNDDSECENLKAQRRRDGEEDVRSWGVMKHLMKKRFVPEYYKQELYIRLQSLRQGGMSVEDYVKEFEMLMMRCELQEPQEQTIARFIGGLNREIANIVELQPFVFLEDIIKLAIKVERQLKRNPTKHMVSRQTGSKITNSLSTPTRGSFADWGTNQKEKGDSSKPPARMGKEKEKVGNPNPPQRSRDIKCFKCLGHGHIASECPNKRVMVLRGTQEEVESEDEAALEEEDECMDEESLHADDGELLMIRRSLNLQAKLDDEQRENIFHTRCTINGKLCGVIIDGGSCANVASTTMVEKLNLATTRHPHPYKLQWLNNNGEVRVTKQVVVPFSIGKTYKEELLCDVIPMNATHLLLGRPWQYDRSVIHDGFKNTYSFVKDGKSISLVPLSPQQVQQDQLLMERGKKESLLAGKKEVEQALSIHNLVLVLIVKEATSDKVISLPPQIKKILEEFADVFPEEIPNGLPPFRGIEHQIDLIPGATLPNRPAYRTNPEEAKELHRQLY, encoded by the exons ATGGCTGGAGAAGACATCCCAAGAGGCATTTCTATGGAGCAAGCTCAAATTATGAATCTCCAACGAAGGCAAGAAGAGATAATGGAGCAGCTTGCACGTTTAACTCAAGCATTTGAAAGGATTGGAGTTCAGCAGCAACCTCAAGCATCAAGGAGGGTTGTTCATAATGATGAAGGTGAAGAAAATGCAACTGGAAACGATGATAGTGAA TGTGAAAATTTAAAAGCACAACGTAGAAGGGATGGAGAAGAGGATGTTAGAAGTTGGGGGGTTATGAAACACCTAATGAAGAAACGATTTGTTCCAGAATACTATAAGCAAGAGTTGTATATTCGCTTGCAAAGTCTTAGGCAAGGTGGCATGAGTGTTGAGGATTATgttaaagaatttgaaatgttaATGATGAGATGTGAATTACAAGAACCTCAAGAGCAGACCATTGCTAGGTTCATAGGGGGATTAAATAGAGAAATTGCCAACATTGTGGAATTACAACCTTTTGTGTTCTTGGAGGATATCATCAAACTTGCCATTAAAGTGGAAAGGCAGCTAAAGCGCAATCCAACTAAGCATATGGTGTCTCGGCAAACTGGTAGCAAAATAACCAACTCTCTATCTACGCCAACAAGAGGCTCATTTGCAGATTGGGGTACAAATCAAAAGGAGAAGGGGGACTCTAGCAAACCACCAGCAAGAATGGgcaaagaaaaggagaaagtgGGTAACCCTAATCCTCCACAAAGGAGCAGGGATATCAAATGTTTTAAATGCCTTGGCCATGGTCATATTGCTTCTGAATGTCCAAACAAAAGAGTAATGGTTCTTCGGGGAACACAAGAAGAGGTAGAAAGTGAAGATGAGGCAGcactagaagaagaagatgaatgtaTGGATGAAGAAAGTTTACATGCTGATGATGGGGAATTACTTATGATTCGGCGATCCTTGAATTTACAAGCAAAATTAGATGATGAGCAGCGTGAGAACATCTTCCATACTAGATGCACCATCAATGGGAAGTTGTGTGGAGTAATTATAGATGGAGGAAGCTGTGCTAATGTCGCTTCTACTACTATGgtggagaaattaaatttggCAACAACAAGGCATCCCCACCCATACAAGCTGCAATGGTTGAATAATAATGGAGAAGTAAGGGTTACAAAACAGGTTGTTGTGCCATTTTCAATTGGGAAGACCTATAAGGAAGAATTGTTATGTGATGTGATTCCAATGAATGCTACTCACTTGCTTTTGGGAAGGCCGTGGCAGTATGATAGAAGCGTTATTCATGATggattcaaaaatacatactcTTTTGTCAAGGATGGGAAAAGCATAAGTTTGGTCCCTCTTAGTCCTCAACAAGTGCAGCAAGATCAGCTCTTAATGGAgaggggaaagaaagaaagtttgCTTGCAGGTAAGAAAGAAGTAGAACAAGCCTTGTCCATTCACAACTTGGTTCTAGTGCTAATTGTAAAGGAAGCAACATCAGACAAGGTAATTTCTTTACCACCACAAATCAAGAAGATCCTCGAAGAATTTGCTGATGTATTTCCAGAAGAGATACCAAACGGGCTGCCACCATTTAGAGGGATTGAACACCAGATTGATCTCATTCCAGGAGCCACCTTACCAAATAGACCGGCATATAGAACCAACCCAGAAGAAGCCAAGGAGTTGCATCGGCAA CTCTATTAG